From one Candidatus Zixiibacteriota bacterium genomic stretch:
- the ptsP gene encoding phosphoenolpyruvate--protein phosphotransferase, with product MGADVGKRKVVRGIPISSGIAMGQAQVVVPGHVEVAELAVKVSEIDHEIAALHRAVQDTSKELKKLQQAASRRMDGTVATVFDAQLLIATDQDFLSKVTEEITSQQRNAAYVYNQMVHRNTHQLRLSNNPYLRQSAQEIEAVADRVLSHLAGVGEKSTACYDSETVLVARSFTPGHVLDYRERRAVGFVAGECGAHSHTALIARSLLMPMVATPHALTRIPENCRIIVDGANGQVIINPTDREWTEYEKKRQKLGPAMIARIKKLEEIPPRTADGVPVQIAANLEFPGPVDEILAGKKIPVGLYRTEFLYMDGETPPDEIAQFKFYDRIAARFADSHVVFRTFDLGSDKVRIGDPMYAEVNPALGWRGIRCMLDLPEVFKTQVRAILRASVRRNVCILLPMISDLSEFRKARKLISQAMLELRRKGELYDDRIQIGVMVEVPSAALLAEPLAELADFVHIGTNDLTQYTMSADRGNDRVADLYNPFHPSVLNLVAMTVRACRRLNKRVCVCGEAAGDPLGVVLFVGMGVTGLSMNPGKVFDSCRLIKKVDFSVVKHLVEPVLASNSASAAMRRIQSYRSTIDS from the coding sequence ATGGGTGCTGATGTAGGTAAGCGCAAAGTAGTCAGAGGGATACCAATCTCCTCCGGAATCGCCATGGGCCAGGCCCAAGTGGTGGTGCCGGGGCATGTCGAAGTGGCCGAGCTCGCGGTCAAAGTGTCGGAAATTGACCACGAAATCGCCGCCCTGCACCGGGCCGTCCAGGATACGTCCAAGGAACTCAAGAAGTTACAGCAGGCGGCCAGCCGCCGCATGGACGGCACGGTCGCCACCGTGTTTGACGCCCAGCTTCTGATCGCCACCGACCAGGATTTCCTCTCCAAGGTGACCGAGGAAATCACGTCGCAGCAGCGCAACGCCGCATACGTCTACAACCAGATGGTGCACCGAAACACTCATCAACTGCGCCTGTCCAATAACCCGTACCTACGTCAGTCGGCTCAAGAGATCGAGGCCGTAGCCGACCGCGTGCTCTCACATCTGGCCGGGGTCGGTGAGAAATCCACCGCCTGCTATGACTCCGAGACAGTACTTGTCGCCCGCTCGTTCACACCGGGCCACGTGCTCGACTATCGCGAGCGGCGGGCGGTCGGGTTTGTGGCCGGCGAATGCGGCGCCCACTCGCACACGGCGCTGATTGCTCGGTCGCTGCTCATGCCAATGGTCGCCACACCCCATGCCCTGACACGGATACCCGAAAACTGCCGGATCATCGTCGACGGTGCCAATGGGCAAGTCATCATCAATCCGACCGATCGCGAGTGGACCGAGTACGAGAAAAAGCGGCAAAAGCTCGGTCCGGCGATGATCGCCCGGATCAAGAAGCTCGAGGAGATACCGCCCCGCACAGCCGATGGCGTCCCGGTTCAGATAGCTGCCAATCTTGAATTTCCCGGCCCGGTTGACGAGATACTGGCCGGCAAGAAAATCCCGGTCGGTCTGTATCGGACCGAATTTCTCTACATGGACGGGGAGACGCCGCCCGACGAAATCGCCCAGTTCAAGTTCTACGACCGTATCGCCGCCCGTTTTGCCGACTCGCACGTGGTCTTCCGGACTTTCGATCTCGGCTCCGACAAAGTCAGGATCGGCGATCCGATGTACGCCGAGGTCAACCCCGCCCTGGGCTGGCGCGGCATCCGGTGCATGCTCGACCTGCCCGAGGTCTTCAAAACCCAGGTGAGGGCAATCCTGCGCGCCTCAGTGCGACGGAACGTCTGCATCTTGCTGCCGATGATCTCCGATCTGAGTGAATTCCGCAAGGCGCGCAAACTGATCAGCCAGGCGATGTTGGAGCTGCGCCGCAAGGGTGAACTATACGATGATCGTATTCAGATCGGCGTGATGGTCGAGGTGCCGTCGGCGGCCCTCCTGGCGGAACCATTGGCCGAACTCGCCGATTTTGTTCATATTGGCACCAATGACCTGACCCAGTACACGATGTCGGCGGACCGCGGCAACGATCGCGTGGCTGACCTGTATAATCCCTTTCATCCGTCGGTGCTGAACCTGGTGGCGATGACTGTCCGGGCCTGCCGCCGGCTGAACAAACGAGTGTGTGTCTGCGGTGAGGCGGCCGGAGACCCGCTGGGTGTGGTGCTCTTTGTCGGCATGGGTGTGACCGGGTTGTCCATGAACCCCGGCAAGGTGTTTGACTCGTGCCGGTTGATCAAAAAGGTCGATTTCAGCGTGGTTAAGCATCTGGTCGAGCCGGTGCTCGCCAGCAACAGCGCCTCCGCCGCGATGAGACGAATACAGAGTTATCGTAGTACGATAGACAGTTAA
- a CDS encoding HPr family phosphocarrier protein — MTGRTTKIVNKLGLHARPSAHLVSVAAKFESEVFLTRDDLKINAKSIMGVMMLAAEKGSELLVEADGPDAEAAVNAVIELIQSGFGEEI, encoded by the coding sequence ATGACCGGCCGCACCACTAAAATCGTCAACAAGCTTGGCCTTCATGCCCGCCCGTCCGCACATTTGGTTTCGGTGGCGGCGAAGTTCGAGTCCGAGGTCTTTCTCACACGGGATGACCTGAAGATCAATGCGAAATCGATCATGGGTGTGATGATGCTGGCCGCCGAAAAGGGGTCCGAGTTGCTGGTCGAGGCCGATGGTCCCGACGCCGAAGCGGCGGTCAACGCGGTTATTGAGCTTATCCAGTCCGGCTTTGGGGAGGAAATCTGA
- the dprA gene encoding DNA-processing protein DprA, protein MISSETKERLVDTITLLSIPGVGRGRFARLVGRFGSATQALGAPYNELVQVPGLSDITATAIREKQDGETARQMAARIAQHGWSVLFPDSPEYPSLLAHIDDRPPLLFRLGEECTPSDKHVGIVGTRHATEWGRRFTHQLAAELAGLGITVVSGMAEGIDSAAHRGALDSGGKTVAIWGTPLDLVYPPSNRELAERIKNHGAIYSEYWPGMVANPSNFPERNRIISGMSEGVIVVEAGVKSGALITAQFALEQGRELFAVPGRPGSDKSTGTNALIKQGARLLLSARDVLEEIPRLAGDLNAKKVKQKPDLTDIELKMVDHLAAGPVQIDQLCRLAGMPVSEVMEYLLALELKGVVQELPGKRFVLTDQ, encoded by the coding sequence TTGATAAGCTCGGAAACTAAAGAACGGCTGGTGGACACTATTACGCTGCTGAGTATCCCCGGAGTAGGGCGGGGTCGGTTTGCCCGCCTGGTCGGCCGGTTCGGCTCGGCAACGCAGGCTCTGGGCGCGCCGTACAACGAACTAGTCCAGGTGCCGGGATTGTCCGATATCACAGCCACCGCCATCAGAGAGAAGCAAGACGGTGAAACCGCCCGCCAGATGGCGGCGCGAATCGCCCAGCACGGCTGGTCAGTGCTTTTCCCGGACAGTCCCGAATACCCGTCTCTTCTCGCGCATATCGATGACCGCCCGCCGCTGCTGTTTCGGCTCGGCGAGGAGTGCACACCAAGCGATAAACACGTCGGCATAGTTGGCACCCGTCACGCCACCGAATGGGGACGCCGTTTCACCCACCAGTTGGCGGCCGAGCTCGCCGGCCTGGGAATCACGGTTGTCTCCGGAATGGCTGAGGGAATCGATTCCGCGGCGCACCGCGGCGCGCTCGACAGCGGCGGCAAAACTGTCGCTATATGGGGCACACCGCTCGATCTGGTCTACCCGCCCAGCAACCGGGAGCTGGCCGAGCGGATCAAAAACCACGGCGCAATCTACTCCGAATACTGGCCGGGAATGGTTGCCAACCCGTCGAATTTTCCCGAACGCAACCGGATCATCTCGGGTATGTCAGAGGGTGTGATCGTGGTAGAGGCGGGGGTCAAGTCCGGCGCGCTAATCACCGCGCAGTTCGCTCTTGAGCAGGGGCGAGAGCTATTCGCCGTGCCGGGCAGGCCCGGCTCCGATAAATCCACCGGCACCAATGCGCTGATCAAACAGGGCGCCCGGCTGTTGCTCTCCGCGCGAGATGTTCTCGAGGAGATCCCCCGCCTGGCCGGCGATCTGAACGCTAAGAAAGTCAAACAGAAGCCCGACCTGACCGATATTGAACTCAAAATGGTAGACCACCTTGCCGCCGGTCCGGTTCAGATAGACCAGTTGTGCCGCCTCGCCGGAATGCCGGTTTCAGAAGTCATGGAGTATCTCCTGGCTCTGGAATTAAAAGGGGTGGTGCAGGAACTTCCGGGCAAACGTTTCGTTCTGACCGACCAATAA
- the obgE gene encoding GTPase ObgE, with protein sequence MFIDYVEIEVAAGHGGPGCVAFRAEKYVPKGGPSGGDGGKGGDIIAVADPGLKTLMDYRYRRTVKAENGLPGSGSLKTGRSGESVVLRVPVGTLIKNLETGELIVDLDQPGRQVVMANGGKGGRGNAWFKSPTNQSPRKAQPGLPGEQLKLALELKLLADVGLVGQPNAGKSTILATFSAARPKIADYPFTTLTPNLGIVRFREFKSCVMADIPGLIEGASQGKGLGHQFLKHIQRTSLIVYVIDVNDADITSTRLILQKELAEFDSNLVRRPSLTVITKIDTLSESDLDTVSRQLPPEYLYLSAVAHRGEERFLQAIEGQLDKLGN encoded by the coding sequence ATGTTCATCGATTATGTCGAGATTGAGGTGGCGGCCGGGCACGGTGGACCCGGCTGTGTGGCGTTTCGCGCCGAAAAGTATGTCCCCAAGGGAGGACCGAGCGGCGGCGACGGCGGCAAGGGGGGCGATATAATCGCGGTAGCAGACCCGGGCCTGAAAACGCTGATGGACTACCGCTATCGCCGCACTGTCAAAGCTGAGAACGGCCTGCCGGGGAGCGGCTCTCTCAAGACCGGCCGGTCCGGCGAAAGTGTCGTGTTGCGGGTGCCGGTAGGCACTCTCATAAAGAATCTCGAGACCGGGGAACTGATCGTCGACCTCGATCAGCCCGGCCGCCAGGTGGTAATGGCCAACGGCGGTAAAGGTGGCCGCGGCAACGCCTGGTTCAAGTCTCCCACCAACCAGAGCCCGCGGAAGGCTCAGCCCGGCCTACCGGGCGAGCAGCTCAAACTCGCGCTCGAGTTGAAGCTGTTGGCCGATGTCGGCCTAGTCGGCCAGCCCAACGCCGGAAAATCAACGATCCTTGCCACCTTCTCGGCGGCTCGTCCCAAGATCGCCGACTATCCCTTTACCACCCTGACGCCCAACCTGGGAATTGTGCGTTTCCGAGAGTTCAAATCCTGCGTCATGGCCGATATCCCCGGCCTGATCGAGGGAGCGTCGCAGGGCAAAGGGCTGGGGCATCAGTTCCTGAAGCACATCCAGCGCACCAGCCTCATTGTGTATGTGATTGACGTAAACGACGCGGATATCACCTCCACGCGACTAATACTTCAGAAAGAACTGGCGGAGTTCGATTCGAATCTGGTAAGACGGCCATCGCTGACAGTCATCACCAAGATAGACACGCTGTCCGAAAGTGATCTGGACACTGTTTCGCGGCAACTGCCGCCGGAGTATCTTTACCTCTCGGCGGTGGCCCACCGCGGCGAGGAACGGTTCCTTCAGGCGATAGAGGGACAACTTGATAAGCTCGGAAACTAA
- a CDS encoding CDP-alcohol phosphatidyltransferase family protein has protein sequence MPGINQRKREWYERTSLVLGKVCLRLGLKPNFLTAISLVCAIVSGVYFWRNEMIWGVVWMLLTSLTDMLDGSTARAGNLGTVYGGILDHVSDRYGEFFILAGIAMSGAVHPGWGLFALFGMLIASYTRAAAESLGKMENCAVGIMGRLEKFVIIMVGSILEHFLPTGSWPKGRWLELALIIVGVTSVITAIQRLAFARKVLGDRRTV, from the coding sequence GTGCCAGGGATTAACCAGCGCAAACGGGAATGGTACGAGCGAACCTCGCTCGTGCTCGGCAAGGTCTGTCTCCGACTGGGACTGAAACCGAACTTCCTGACAGCAATATCGCTCGTCTGCGCGATCGTCTCCGGAGTTTATTTCTGGCGCAACGAGATGATCTGGGGCGTGGTCTGGATGCTGCTGACCTCGCTGACCGACATGCTCGACGGTTCCACCGCCCGGGCCGGGAACCTGGGCACAGTCTACGGCGGCATTCTCGATCACGTTTCCGACCGCTACGGCGAGTTTTTCATACTCGCCGGGATAGCCATGTCCGGGGCCGTGCACCCCGGCTGGGGCCTGTTTGCTCTGTTCGGGATGCTGATAGCGTCGTACACCCGTGCGGCGGCAGAGTCGCTGGGGAAAATGGAGAACTGCGCGGTCGGGATCATGGGGCGGCTCGAAAAGTTCGTCATCATTATGGTCGGTTCGATTCTCGAACATTTCCTGCCCACCGGTTCGTGGCCGAAAGGGCGCTGGCTGGAACTGGCGCTGATTATCGTGGGGGTGACATCGGTTATCACCGCCATCCAGCGACTCGCTTTTGCCAGAAAGGTCCTGGGTGACCGCAGGACGGTTTGA
- a CDS encoding PfkB family carbohydrate kinase, with amino-acid sequence MITAIGNPVYDYIKTQRVDTKTRVLSGCSTNAALALAKLGSKVRLIGAIGEDYRAEFGAGLARYGIEYKILPSPGTGGFSLIYYDNYGNRTLDLLGRAADIEQIDPPWYQNSDAVLIGPILGEVSFERIREIRQNVQGLFFCDPQGLLRGADPGGRIFHEKPDGIEEVLGLFDIVKPNELEGKVLTGIDCRHDPYEAARIIKSWGPKTVIVTLAELGSIIYDGARFVDIPPFEVDLIDSTGAGDTYMAGFTYEYLRTRDLRQAGCFASCVSSIMIEQVGPDFVLTEREVRRRQQTLLAMNDFRPQVAVNR; translated from the coding sequence ATGATCACTGCTATCGGCAACCCGGTTTACGACTACATCAAGACCCAGCGAGTGGATACCAAAACGCGCGTGCTCTCCGGCTGTTCGACCAACGCCGCCCTGGCGCTGGCCAAACTGGGAAGCAAGGTGCGACTGATTGGAGCAATCGGCGAGGATTACCGCGCCGAGTTCGGGGCGGGACTGGCCAGGTACGGCATCGAGTACAAGATTCTCCCCTCGCCGGGGACCGGCGGGTTTTCGCTAATCTACTATGATAACTATGGCAACCGCACGCTTGATCTGCTCGGTCGGGCCGCTGATATCGAGCAAATCGACCCGCCATGGTACCAGAACTCCGATGCCGTGCTGATCGGGCCGATACTGGGCGAAGTCTCGTTCGAACGGATTCGCGAAATCAGGCAAAATGTCCAAGGTTTGTTCTTCTGCGATCCGCAGGGGCTGCTTCGCGGCGCCGATCCCGGCGGCCGTATTTTTCACGAGAAGCCGGACGGTATCGAGGAGGTTCTCGGCCTGTTTGACATTGTCAAGCCGAACGAACTCGAAGGAAAAGTACTGACCGGGATCGACTGCCGTCATGATCCGTACGAGGCGGCGCGTATAATCAAATCATGGGGGCCCAAAACCGTTATCGTCACGCTCGCCGAGCTTGGTTCGATCATATACGACGGCGCCCGGTTCGTGGACATTCCTCCGTTTGAGGTCGACCTGATCGACTCCACCGGCGCCGGTGATACCTACATGGCGGGGTTCACGTACGAGTATCTACGCACGCGTGATCTACGGCAGGCGGGATGTTTTGCGTCGTGTGTGTCCTCGATCATGATCGAGCAGGTCGGGCCGGATTTTGTGTTGACTGAGAGAGAAGTTCGCCGGCGGCAGCAGACGCTTCTTGCGATGAACGATTTCCGCCCGCAGGTGGCGGTCAACCGGTAG
- a CDS encoding TetR/AcrR family transcriptional regulator, whose amino-acid sequence MLDENVITDLVRRRVISDTFRRLTPEKKLQVYQAAIRLFGEYGYDGLAVDRICHEAGISKGSFFQYFESKSHLLEFAILVFDNYLSKLVAELRQNEKAALAKDRFRSLYESLVVNARLTESEQKFFLFVTHALDHAGVVLEGIDLERHHHQWVLDIITRGVRTGEIRGDFDVELTEYLVSALIEALLRRQYSGRAVPDRRTEEYLISFLFDGIKG is encoded by the coding sequence ATGCTTGACGAAAACGTAATCACAGACCTCGTCCGTCGCCGCGTGATCTCGGACACTTTCCGCCGCCTGACACCGGAGAAGAAACTCCAAGTCTATCAAGCCGCCATCCGTCTTTTCGGCGAGTACGGCTACGATGGTCTCGCGGTCGATCGCATTTGCCACGAAGCCGGCATATCCAAAGGCTCGTTCTTCCAATACTTCGAATCCAAAAGCCACTTGCTGGAATTCGCTATTCTGGTATTCGACAATTACCTGTCGAAACTGGTTGCCGAGCTGCGTCAGAACGAGAAAGCCGCCCTCGCCAAAGACCGCTTTCGGTCTCTGTACGAATCGTTGGTGGTCAACGCGAGGCTGACTGAATCGGAGCAGAAGTTCTTCTTGTTTGTGACGCATGCGTTGGATCACGCCGGGGTGGTACTGGAAGGGATCGATCTCGAGCGACATCACCACCAGTGGGTACTCGACATTATCACGCGCGGTGTTCGGACCGGCGAGATTCGCGGAGACTTTGATGTTGAACTGACTGAGTACCTGGTATCAGCGCTTATCGAGGCGCTTTTGCGCCGCCAGTACTCCGGTCGGGCGGTCCCCGATCGCCGCACGGAGGAGTATCTGATTTCGTTTTTGTTTGATGGGATAAAGGGGTGA
- a CDS encoding inositol-3-phosphate synthase: protein MSRKVRVAIIGVGNCASSLVQGVEFYKKAREDEKIPGLMHVNLGGYHIRDIEFSAAIDIDKNKVGKDLAEAIYTWPNCTYKFCDVPKTGIIVQRGMTHDGLGHYLSQIIEKAPGDTVDIVKLLKDTGTDVVVNYLPVGSEEATKWYVEQILDAGCGLVNCIPVFIAREAYWQKRFKERGLPVIGDDIKSQVGATILHRVMTRLFLERGVILDRTSQLNVGGNTDFLNMLERSRLESKKISKTNAVTSQLDYEMKPGSIHIGPSDYVEWLQDRKWAYIRMEGTTFGNVPLNIECKLEVWDSPNSAGVVIDAVRCCKLGLDNGLSGALVEPSAYFKKSPPIQYTDEQARQMTEEFIARYGWKQTGVRQPMKAAARKPEVKKPATRKSSPTKSVKPSSTRRVVRTKK from the coding sequence ATGAGCAGGAAAGTAAGAGTCGCGATTATCGGAGTCGGCAACTGCGCGTCGTCGCTGGTGCAGGGTGTCGAGTTCTACAAAAAGGCCAGGGAGGATGAGAAAATCCCCGGCCTCATGCATGTCAACCTGGGCGGGTATCATATCCGCGACATCGAGTTCTCGGCGGCTATTGATATCGACAAGAACAAGGTCGGCAAAGATCTCGCTGAGGCGATCTACACCTGGCCTAACTGTACCTACAAGTTCTGCGACGTGCCAAAAACCGGCATTATTGTCCAGCGCGGGATGACCCACGACGGGCTGGGACATTATCTCAGCCAAATCATCGAAAAAGCTCCCGGCGACACGGTCGACATCGTCAAACTACTCAAGGATACCGGGACCGACGTGGTAGTCAACTATCTGCCGGTTGGCTCGGAAGAGGCGACCAAATGGTATGTCGAGCAGATACTCGACGCCGGCTGCGGACTGGTGAACTGTATCCCCGTGTTTATTGCTCGCGAGGCGTACTGGCAAAAGCGGTTCAAGGAGCGGGGCCTTCCGGTGATCGGCGACGATATCAAGTCGCAGGTGGGCGCGACCATTCTCCATCGCGTAATGACACGCCTGTTCCTGGAACGCGGAGTCATCCTCGACCGGACCAGCCAGCTCAACGTGGGCGGCAATACCGACTTCCTGAACATGCTGGAGCGCTCTCGTCTCGAATCCAAGAAGATCTCCAAGACCAATGCGGTTACCAGCCAGCTCGACTACGAAATGAAGCCGGGCTCGATCCATATCGGACCGTCGGACTACGTGGAGTGGCTGCAGGACCGCAAGTGGGCGTATATTCGCATGGAAGGCACTACCTTTGGCAACGTGCCGCTCAATATCGAGTGCAAGCTCGAGGTCTGGGACAGCCCGAACTCAGCCGGGGTGGTGATCGATGCAGTTCGCTGCTGCAAGCTGGGTTTGGATAACGGCCTCTCCGGCGCCCTGGTGGAGCCGTCGGCTTATTTCAAGAAGTCGCCGCCGATTCAGTACACCGATGAGCAGGCGCGCCAGATGACCGAGGAGTTCATTGCCAGGTACGGCTGGAAGCAGACCGGTGTGCGTCAGCCGATGAAAGCCGCCGCCCGCAAGCCGGAGGTCAAGAAGCCGGCGACTCGGAAATCCTCGCCCACGAAGAGCGTGAAACCGTCAAGCACCAGGCGGGTGGTCAGGACAAAAAAGTAG
- the tmk gene encoding dTMP kinase — protein MKSPRRERGLFVTFEGIDGCGKSTQLERTGHYLKVRGYDVVKLREPGSTPVAESIRRILLDRNSSLSDTTELLLYEAARADITAREIIPHLEAGRIVLCDRFYDSTTAYQGYGRGLDLKMVRQLHRMAVGQCRPDLTLVFDISLKVAATRLGPKRDRLEAEPAAFHRRVRRGFLRIAESEPGRVKVVDGTPSVDTVFEEVKKHLDRKLRRL, from the coding sequence ATGAAATCTCCCCGTAGAGAACGCGGCTTGTTTGTCACTTTCGAGGGGATCGACGGCTGCGGCAAGTCAACCCAACTGGAGCGGACCGGTCACTATCTGAAGGTCAGGGGGTACGATGTAGTCAAGCTGCGGGAGCCGGGTTCCACACCGGTGGCTGAGAGCATCCGCCGCATTTTGCTCGATCGCAATTCATCGCTGTCGGATACCACCGAGCTCCTGCTCTATGAAGCCGCGCGTGCCGATATCACTGCCCGGGAGATCATTCCGCACCTTGAAGCCGGCCGCATTGTGCTATGCGACCGGTTCTATGACAGCACCACTGCATATCAGGGTTACGGGCGCGGGTTGGATTTGAAGATGGTCCGACAATTGCACCGGATGGCGGTAGGCCAGTGCCGACCGGATCTCACTCTTGTGTTCGACATCAGCCTCAAGGTGGCGGCGACCCGGCTCGGCCCCAAACGCGATCGTCTCGAGGCAGAGCCTGCCGCGTTTCACCGGCGGGTGCGGCGTGGATTTCTCAGGATCGCCGAATCTGAACCTGGGCGGGTAAAAGTCGTAGATGGGACTCCGTCGGTCGATACGGTGTTTGAGGAGGTGAAAAAGCACCTCGACCGGAAATTACGTCGCCTATGA